Within Brachyhypopomus gauderio isolate BG-103 chromosome 4, BGAUD_0.2, whole genome shotgun sequence, the genomic segment gTTAGACTCTACTGATTTCCTTAATGTTTATGACGCTGGACGTAGGGTTGAATGTAAGTCACACACCCTTTGCATATGTTTACAGTCATATAATTCATTCATACATTCACCTTCTAAACTGCTAAATCCAGTTTGGGGTTGCGGGGGGCCAGACGTGTCCTATAGAACAGCCCACCAGGCTGGAACCAACGCTAGACAGGGCACCAATCACATCACAGTAGCTACACCACCTTAACGTCCAATCACATCACAGTAGCTACACCGCCTTAACGTCCAATCACATCACAGTGGCTACACCGCCTTAACGTCCAATCACATCACAGTAGCTACACCACCTTAACGTCCAATCACATCACAGTAGCTACACCGCCTTACATCCAATCACATCACAGTGGCTACACCGCCTTAACGTTCAATAACATCACAGTAGCTACACCGCCTTAACGTCCAATCACATCACAGTGGCTACACCGCCTTAACGTCCAATAACATCACAGTAGCTACACCGCCTTAACGTCCAATCACATCACAGTAGCTACAACGCCTTAACGTCCAATCACATCACAGTAGCTACACCGCCTTAACGTCCAAtcagtccctctgtctctgttctTGAGCTCTTGGATTTCTGATGCATTTGAGCACTTATAGGTGCTCAGTGTAAATGATAAAGGATAatcttttattttgtattattagAGTGAGTTACATTTACCAGCATACTATAACTGTGGATGCTAGGCAGAAGGTTTCTACTGTGAGTGTGGGTGATAAATGATGGTGTTATATGTAAATCATTGATGTATAATTGATAATGATGAGCATTAAAAGCCTGGTAACTGCGTGACTCTTCAACCTTCCTCAGGAGGTGTGATTCTGGCCTTATCATCTCTGATACTGGTCCCAGTAGCTTTCACCTGTCCTAAGGAGTGTTCATGTGATAGTCAAGTCAAGGTGGTGGACTGTCAAGGGCAAGACCTCCACGACATTCCCCATGAGCTTCATCCTGACACGCTGGAGCTGTATCTTCAAAATAACCACATACGAGGCATCAGCTCCATGGCTCTCCGGGAAACGCCACAGCTCCAGGTTTTAAACCTGGCCAACAACTCCATCACCATGATCTCCCCCAGGGCCCTCCTGGGACTTAGAGGCTTGAGGAACCTTAACCTGGCCAACAACTCCATCCGGGAGTTGGACCGCCGTCTGTTCGGTTCGGTACAGAACTTAACTCAGTTGGACCTTTCTCATAACAACATGGCTGGGCTCCCTGGAGCGCTAGCGGATAGCTTCCACCATCTAACCCATCTGTGGCTGCAGTATAATCGGTTGACCAAGTTGGACCGCACTCACCTGGAAGCCCTAGGGAACCTTCAGGTGCTGCGCCTGAGGGGGAACCCCTGGAGGTGTGACTGTCAGATGATCGGACTCAAGCTATGGTTGGAGACATTCACTTTTAAAGGTAGGGAACGGGCCCAATTTGCTTTTTAGACATCCAGTTCTAGTACTATACGACTAGAAGTGTCAAGTAATGAAGTACAATACTTCGttaccttacttaagtagaaattttgATTATCTTTACTTTTCTGGAGCAATTATTTTTCAACtaaaaaagtaaatattttACTTCTACTCTGTACATGTTCATGTAATTATTTGAACTTTATATTTGAAATTTAAATCAGACAAacgggtgggtttcccgaaacgttcttagcgctaagtacttcgtaacctcgtttgaaacgtatgaggttaagaagtacttagcgctacgaacgtttcgggaaactcaccccagataTACATATATTCAAATACTTTCAGCCAGATAAAATATAAGACATACAGGCCATACAGGGAGAAGTGAAAATGAGGAGTCAGAGGTATGCTAATGTGAATAGGTGGGTTTTAAGCCGAGATTTGAAGGTAGATAGACAGACGATATTGCGGATTTGAGTAGGAAGGGTATTCCAAAGAAACGGGGCAGAGTAGCTAAAAGCTCTAGCTCCCACAGTAGACAATCGGACaggagggagagtgagctgGCCGGCTGACGAGGATGGGAGGGTACGAGCAGGACGGTATGTTTTAACGAGATCAGCGATATAAGAGGGAGCAAGTCCATGTAGAGCTTTGAATGTAATTAGTAGAATTTTATACTGGATCAGGTAGTTaacagggagccagtggagtTCTTTAAGGACAGGGGTGATATGTTCAGTGGTAGGAGACCTGGAGATAATCCTAGCTGCTGAATTTTGAGTTTATGTAGATATTTTGAGTTTATGTAGATACTTCTGAGGTAGGCCATAAAGAATTGAATTACAATGTAGATATTTCTGAGGTAGGCCATAAAGAATAGAATTACAATAGTCTAGTCTCGATGTTACTAATGCATAGACCAGAATAACTGTACAGGATTGACTAAGAAATGGACGCATTCTGTTAATGTTCCTAAGATGAAAGTAGGCTGAACGTGTAATATTGGAGATGTGTGTTTTGAAGGAAAGATGGCTATCAAAAACTACTCCCAGACTTGTAACCTGGGAGGACAGAGAGATAGCGCAATGATCAAAATTCAAAGTGAAAGACTGACTTTTTTTGAGAATGCTCTTAGTTCCTACTAGGAGAATTTCAGTTTTATTGGTGTTTAATTGTAGAACATTTTCAGAGAACCATTCTTTTGCTTGGTCTAAACAGTttaccagggaggagggcgggaGAGTATCATTGGGTTTGGTGGAGAGGTAAAGCTAGGTGTCGTCAGCATaacaatgaaaatgtattttgaaTTTCCTAAATATTTGGCCAATTGGGAGAAGATAGATTATGAATAGGAGAGGTCCGAAAACAGAGCCCTGCGGAATGCCACAAGTGACTTTGGATAGAGACGACTGGTAATTCTTGAGGCGGATGAACTGGGAACGATCACTAATGTAGGAAGAGAACCACTTAAGCACTGTATCGGTGAGCCCAATGGATTTTAGGTGATCAAGTAGTATTGGGTGAGAGATGGTGTCAAACGCAGCCTTGAGATCTAAGAGGATAAGATTCGTGAGCCGACCTGAATCAGCTGCCACTAGAAGATCGTTAGTTACTTTAAGGAGAGCAGTTTCTGTGCTATGGAGAGGACGAAAACCAGATTGAAAGGTCTCATATAAGTTATTTTTGCTAAGGTAAGTATGAATCTGAGTATAGACAATGTTCTCTAGAATTTTTGAGATAAATGGTAAACTTGAGATTGGCCGGAAATTATTAAAATCAGTCTGATCTAATCCAGGTTTCTTAAGTATGGGTGTAATCATGGCCAATTTAAGAGAGGCAGGGACAGAACCAGTAGAAAGAGAAGACTGAATAATAGCAGTAGGAGGATGAGCAGATAGAGAGGATGAGCAGGCTTCGATAAGATTTGTTGGAAGGGGATCAAGAATGCGGGTTGTAGGCTTAGCTTTCTTAATAAGATGGGCTATTTCAGTAGTTGTAGGGAGTGTAAAGGTAGAAAAGGAAGAAGAAGCGCATAGCAATAGATCAGGAATGCAGGAAAAGAGCGCGGGTGTTGCCCTCAGAAGCCGTAAACAATGTCCGATAATAAACAGATTTTGCAGCAGAAATAGCTTCCTTGTAATGCATTAGGTGGCTGTGGTACATTTCCTTGTGTGCTGCAAGTCCACTTTTCTTGAACAGGCGCTCGAGCTGTCATCCCCTAGATTTTAAGTGGCGCAATTCAGTGGTGTACCATGGCGCACTACGAGCAAATGAAACTGTCCTTGTTTTTATTGGGGCGTATTTATCCAAAAGGTGGTGTAACTCCGTGTTATACTGGGATAAGAGAGACTCGGGGGAGACAGAACCTGAGTTCCATTGTAAAGAACTGACCACAGACGATAACTGAGTCTGATCAATGTTCTTTATGTTGCAAACCGAAATAACTCGAGGACTGGTTTTCACAGCAGGTAGTGTTGCAGTGAATGAGATCAGATGGTGGTCAGAGATGGGAAGTTCCGTAGCTGCACAGTTCAGAGCAGTGATCCCAGAGCAGCAGATGAGATCAAGAGTATGCCCTTTGCAGTGTGTTGGAAAATCCACAAGCTGTTGCAGGCCAAATGTGTCGATGCATGACAAAAAGTCCTTGGTAATTGTATTACCTTTATTATCCATGTGGATATTAAAGTCTCCCAGGACTATAAGGTTCCTGAGCAGATTGATGTTAAAAACGCTGAAAAGTTGTTCAAAAAGGCAGCACTGAACTTAGGTGGACGATAGATTGTAGCTAAGATGGTAGGAGATGGTCCATTAATTTGGATTGTAGCAGATTTGAATGATGGCTGATGAGTTACAGACAGTCTGGACACTTTCCACTTCTTATTATAGAGAATAGCGATACCGCCCCCTCGCCCTGTGACGCGGGCTTCACTGGTAAACACAAACCCAGAAGGAATGCACTGATTTAACTGAAAAAAATCACCAGGTTGCTGCCACGTCTCCGTTAGAGAAAGTCGAAGTTATGGTCCGTGAGTAGATCGGAGACCAGAGGCCTCTTATCAGAGAGAGAGCGGATATTCAGCATTCCGATGTTGAAGTAGTTAACGCTGTGGATGCTGTTAGCCGACCTAGCCAAGGTAGCCAACACATCCCGGTTAATAGACCGGGCACAGCGGCCACTTACTGGTCGCGGTAAAGAAGTCCAGAGAGATCGTATCAGCTTGCTGTCATCAAATGTATATCTGCGGCGACATCCACGGTGGACATATTTACTGTGAGGGAGACAGGAGATATCCCGATGGAGAGACAGAGCCGGTGGTTGTTCTAGTGACTGGGCCCGAAGGCGTAGCCGAAGAAGTTCTTGAACTGTATATTTAAAAGTGGGTAAATCCGTCACACTAGGCATTGCGCTAAATAAAAGTGAAATAAAAGaacaataatacaataatacacAACAATACACAAAAATTCGGTAAAAACACGATAAGCGGTAAGGGTAGCGGCAGCCAAACACGCCAGCGTGCACCCATCACGAAGTCCACTGAGTTTATATCAAAAGCCTTCTgttgtcatgtgtgtgtttgtcgtcATGGTAATAAATGTTCCGTGTAGTGCCCCACTCCCTCACTGcccccacctcaccacctcGACAATATGGTTTTAACGCATTTAAAAATGCTTTAGTTTTCAATGGGCATATATGCAGCTGAAATAGTTAGCCTAGTGCACCCCTAATTTTTatattaacattttaaaataacattaAAGCCATTATGACTTTTAGATAAATATTTTGGGGAGAGATGGGGTAGTGCCCTATAGGCTCTGTGATACAGCCTATATTTTTTTCCTTAATGGCATTTCCccccttacattacttttacttttataatttaagtagttttgaaaccAGGAAGTTTACACTTTTACTTGTGTAAAAGGCTTGAGTAGATACTTCACCTTCTACAGAGGTATTTTTAAACCCTAGTATCTATACTTCTACCTGAGTAATGAGtgtgaatacttttgacaccTTTGTATAAGGCTAAGGCAGCTATAAGATGTTTTACTTGTAAGGGCATCTCCATTAAACTTCAAAATATCTACATCATGTGCTATATTGTGCCTTGTACTTTCATTGGCCAAAATGTCAGGTAATGTTTTCATGCTATGTTCTTATACAGGGTTCTAGACTATTGTACAGAACTGTTGTACATTTCATTGGGTTGTTTTGACTGTCATGCTTCTTTGTTCATAATATGGGGTAGTTCTACCAACCTCTACTTGGGACCCCATAAATGGTCCATGCTATTAAGTTTTTCAGTAAAATCTTAGAATTGTCACTACACTTGAACTACCTACAGGAATTCATAGCTATGCTGAATGCATTATATATGTAAGCATAGTCAGCAAACCTAATTAGCTATGAATgcagaagaaacagaagaaaaataCATAATACCACAACAACAGATCCCAAAGGCACAGATGCCTTCTTATGTCTACCAGAAATAAAGACCCAGCAGGGACATCAGACCCAACAGGAGCATGTCAGTACCGAGTGAATCTACAACCACAATTGAGGTCACCACTGAAGCAGAAACACTATATAGAATACACAGAGGTTCAATCATTCCTGTCAGAGCTCAGAGGCAATATTAACGCAGGAGAATGTTGTTAGCTAACATCTTGATGTCAGCAACTGTAATTGTAAACCTGACACTTGTACCCTTGACTTAAAAAATAACTTGGTAAAAAATAGATTTAACGAGATTTAATGTGTACAGACCTGTGTGACAAACTTTCCACATAAGAATAAAGTGTGGAAGTCTAGAACCCAAAAATCTATATATTTGTTTGAGATTGAGCGTCAATTGATACTTGATGCTTTTCCAGAAGCATTTCAGGAAATCTTTATATATAAATTTTTAATTTATATGAAAACACATGTaacgctgggcagaacagggaggcggacacaaacgctgtggagagcgagatttattcaaagAAATTCCAATGGCAGAGTGGAAGTAGCAGGcacgggtcataacgggagggcagtcaagACAAGAAATATACACAGGCATACTTGGAATAAGACAACTGAACACAACGGAAAACACGGAACAGCACGAAACGAAAAGCACAAAGAGCGAACTCACAACCGAGAAGCACACTGGCTAACAGCACAAAATAACCGACACCAGACACAGGAGACACCGGGActattatacacagaactaactgGGAACAGGTGCtaacaatgacgacaggggcgtggcagacaatagGGAATCATCtaaacaaacgagcagggcgggattaacaggcaagaaacacagacacggggaaCAGGAAGATTGGaatgacagctaggagagggggcgtagccgtgACAACACAAACTGAAGTTGACATATTGTCCAGAGCTGCTCTAAACCACTGCAATAATAATGAAATCATTTAATATAAAATTTTAAGTTCATTATTTACAACTGCTAAGATTGAAGACATATACTTGGAGAATCGATCCTGCCTTAGCTCGAGGCTCACAGTAGCTAAACACCATGTCACAAAGTGAGCCATAGTGAAAGCTAGATTATTTTAGAAAGGAATGCTTGACatatattttttaacaaaagattaggaaatgcccccccccccccaaaattggTAATTAATACGTTTTACATAAATGAAATGTAGTCATGTGCTAGCTTGTTTCAGCATGAGTACTGCATCCCACCTGCCCCATGTCCATTTCTATGGCAACCGTCTCCCTGCCTGATTGGACTTCTCTTGGACTAAATCATTCCCTGTGTCTCCGCCCCTTTTGTCctgtctttcagttgttgtgtgtttgtgtgtggtggtgttgcaagTATGTCCCCCAGAATCACTTGTTTTGATTATATTTACAGACGTGAACATTGTGcagatgtttttgttttgtttatgtgtgcCTTGCGGGCAGATCCTCCCAATGTACTTacattaatatggaaatttattCTGATGCTATAACAGCTGTTtaatctgtctccatctctgagTCAATGTCTCTTTTCATGAAATGCAGTTAGTCAGTATTTTAGAAATATTTAATACTACTCACAATGTGCTCAGAAGAGTATTGTAGAAttggaagtttttttttaattgtacATTTAACTGGTCAAGCTTGTTATAATTTACATTCACTGTGGCACTGAATCAAACATAAAAACCGAATCCCACTGGTGAGTCATGACACTATATCTGATAACTAAATGGCTTGTTAGAGACATGAGACCTGGGGGTTGAGGGTTAGTGATGTAATACAGAACGTGAGAAGCCATGTGGATTACAGGAGCTCAATCCGCTCTTTAATCATAGATACAGAAATAAGGAGTAGCATGAATATTATTATCCAGTCAGTAATGAGAAAGCTACGAAACAGCTGTCTTCATTCTggccagatacacacacacacacacacacacacacacacacacacacacacacacacacacacacacacacacaggtcactaTCTGGCTATCTGAATTGTCTGAAATAAAACCGCACCTTCTGAAATTTGGAAAAATGGTCACCAATTATGAATAGTTCCACTAATCTGTCACACAGCATTGAAATCacaatattattatttaattttagTGGTTTTGGCTGTTTTAATGGGTTTCATTCTTAGTATACTGATACTATACAATTTTTCGTATTTA encodes:
- the lrtm1 gene encoding leucine-rich repeat and transmembrane domain-containing protein 1, with protein sequence MTGGVILALSSLILVPVAFTCPKECSCDSQVKVVDCQGQDLHDIPHELHPDTLELYLQNNHIRGISSMALRETPQLQVLNLANNSITMISPRALLGLRGLRNLNLANNSIRELDRRLFGSVQNLTQLDLSHNNMAGLPGALADSFHHLTHLWLQYNRLTKLDRTHLEALGNLQVLRLRGNPWRCDCQMIGLKLWLETFTFKGGVVDGVACAWPDAMQERDLRHVPYALFHTCMTTSYSYLFANIHHVDGQHRLLHGPQPWPSPEPPAGAEPGPPVGVPVQECEAKQKPRPVSLRHAIATVVITGVVCGVVCLMMLAAAIYGCTYAALMAKYHRQLKKQEKQAGAAEKDTPDREEDKEPLENAIA